From the Calliopsis andreniformis isolate RMS-2024a chromosome 4, iyCalAndr_principal, whole genome shotgun sequence genome, one window contains:
- the LOC143178175 gene encoding uncharacterized protein LOC143178175, protein MERNTGRRYEEEMTEQPVDYSKKYTEKKAVDQNHSIDGSPRDNRSCNKEFGERDTKVDLFGDYAETDLDQPTNYSLRYAEDDTDDEEKQSPEYFPGSVQEDTVKTYCTEGTPYETPFNFSTATSMSDLRLEDTKEAVDSQKKLNKKVLDLDHKDDLNFECRLPVSCNENQTLLFEKKIGTSKTSSVHKPGCVSSNKLLDYYQAETSDGFSCANSLSSFGSVITQRNNVNGISSKVSSIDSANKLDNMSERINRGGTSSNINELYLSGEVNSPPEGKSNPRIIDREGKMVTFSRQDYYAEQTPLMFSRCSSLGSLSGFEQYSIHDDRSSIISDFSRRTSGIVSPSELPDSPTQTIPSSPHNHKNQCTDFISKISEEPLRPPVRHLSYSKCHAPRVSVFEDDIATFKEESTPIEFSTATSLSSLTIDDEIKSTNCSKMQSELKEVSNDIDKKIIKERSLVEKIEKDQEQVSDGDEDDEDMLAACISMGIQNNRYRQSFKTLAVQKSVQPELSNILVRCQRIAVLNRMEPRLPTTTADTPTTASKPTKNNIEVVAAPDTVHVYCTEDTPADISPVGSQSNLSALSMPSVQEDVERVEEAKSSTEVECHRNDLSDESSNLSGDDEKILDECIQSGIPKVRQITPPPNSSITFAQKTEVLMQKFNIYGTPSSSPIEGGNKNSVLSKQLCHAALEHDNALSDDSPNHSDDEAILSECIRSAMPKMKLNISSFMGQSLSQTADKLKVTTPRKSASSALYRQLEFSERNKHQSKKLVGFEDNLSLSEEDEDIILAQCIKSGMPKALNASSNSSLVAIKKQPEQNTKKRSTSSTSSFYVNKPYPTRNATVQTQMFHKLESDASVSMIGGTSCSFHFTKSPESRRQPVKNGGIISYERTNSLVSYNRKLLHSEHEHSNINENSLSISRSQIPNCRSPISNGVDNDEEELCRSAMKLSVAPSRHSSVSSLSEEGSLGSIEEWALLELCISSGMPKNKYRIKTMKGVESNSHEERETIPEDNYSICSYNSYVCKT, encoded by the exons AGATACTGTAAAAACATATTGTACTGAAGGAACTCCATATGAAACTCCTTTCAATTTTTCAACTGCCACCTCAATGTCTGATCTCCGACTTGAGGACACTAAGGAAGCTGTTGACTCGCAGAAGAAGCTTAATAAAAAAGTTCTTGATCTTGATCATAAGGATGATTTAAACTTTGAATGTAGACTTCCTGTTAGTTGCAATGAAAATCAAACTCTTCTTTTTGAAAAGAAAATAGGAACCTCTAAAACTTCTTCTGTACATAAACCTGGTTGTGTTTCCTCTAATAAGTTACTTGATTACTATCAAGCTGAAACATCTGATGGTTTTTCTTGTGCCAATTCTTTGAGTTCTTTTGGCAGTGTAATAACACAACGAAATAATGTTAATGGTATTTCGTCAAAAGTGTCTTCCATAGATTCTGCAAATAAACTTGATAATATGTCAGAAAGGATAAATCGTGGTGGAACTAGTTCTAATATAAATGAATTGTATTTATCTGGGGAAGTTAATAGTCCACCGGAAGGAAAAAGTAATCCTAGAATTATAGATAGAGAAG GGAAAATGGTGACATTTAGTAGACAAGATTATTATGCTGAACAAACACCTTTAATGTTTTCTCGGTGTAGTTCTCTTGGTTCTCTGAGTGGTTTTGAGCAGTATTCTATTCACGATGATCGTAGTTCTATTATCAGTGATTTTAG TCGCAGGACCAGTGGTATTGTATCACCAAGTGAATTGCCTGATTCACcgacacaaactattccatccagtccccataaccacaagaatcaatgCACCGATTTTATAAGTAAAATATCTGAAGAACCTTTAAGACCACCAGTTCGACATTTAT cATATTCGAAGTGTCATGCGCCACGAGTCAGTGTTTTCGAAGATGATATTGCCACTTTTAAAGAAGAATCCACACCAATTGAATTTTCTACCGCTACTAGTCTCAGTTCTCTCACAATTGATGACGAGATAAAAAGTACTAATTGTTCTAAAATGCAATCTGAATTAAAGGAAGTTTCAAATGATATTGATAAGAAAATCATTAAAGAAAGATCATTGGTAGAAAAGATTGAAAAAGACCAAGAACAAGTGAGCGATGGTGATGAAGATGATGAAGATATGTTGGCTGCTTGTATTAGTATGGGGATACAAAATAATAG ATATAGACAATCTTTCAAAACATTAGCTGTTCAAAAAAGTGTACAGCCTGAGTTATCCAACATCTTGGTACGTTGCCAAAGGATTGCTGTTTTAAATAGAATGGAACCTCGACTTCCTACAACTACTGCAGACACTCCAACAACTGCTTCTAAACCGACTAAAAACAATATAGAAGTggttgctgctccagacacagtacATGTGTACTGTACAGAAGATACACCAGCTGATATCTCACCGGTAGGTTCACAATCGAACCTTTCCGCCTTGTCTATGCCAAGTGTTCAAGAGGATGTCGAAAGGGTTGAGGAAGCTAAATCTTCGACTGAAGTTGAAtgccatagaaatgacctttcagATGAGAGTTCTAATCTTTCTGGCGATGATGAGAAGATTCTTGATGAATGTATTCAGTCAGGAATACCAAAG GTTCGACAGATAACTCCACCTCCAAATAGCAGTATTACCTTTGCACAGAAAACAGAAGTGCTAATGCAGAAATTTAATATATATGGTACACCTTCATCATCACCCATTGAAGGTGGCAACAAAAACTCAGTTCTTAGTAAACAATTATGTCATGCAGCGTTGGAACATGATAATGCTCTTTCTGATGACAGTCCTAATCATTCTGACGACGAAGCCATTTTGAGCGAATGTATCAGATCAGCAATGCCTAAG atgAAATTGAACATTTCATCGTTTATGGGTCAATCCTTATCACAAACAGCGGATAAATTAAAAGTAACTACTCCTCGAAAATCGGCCTCTTCTGCTCTATATCGTCAACTAGAATTTTCGGAACGAAATAAACATCAGTCAAAAAAACTTGTAGGATTCGAAGATAATTTAAGCCTTTCTGAAGAagatgaggatattatattagcTCAGTGTATTAAATCGGGAATGCCAAAA GCACTAAATGCTTCATCAAATTCGTCCTTAGTAGCTATAAAAAAGCAACCAGAACAGAATACGAAAAAAAGATCTACTTCTAGCACTTCATCATTTTATGTTAATAAACCTTATCCGACAAGGAATGCTACAGTACAGACTCAAATGTTTCACAAATTAGAAAGTGATGCATCAGTGTCCATGATTGGAGGAACTTCTTGTTCCTTTCATTTTACGAAGTCACCAGAAAGCAGAAGGCAGCCTGTTAAAAATGGTGGAATCATCTCGTATGAAAGAACAAACTCATTGGTGTCTTATAATAGAAAGTTGCTTCATTCAGAGCATGAGCATAGCAACATTAATGAGAACAGTTTGAGTATTTCTCGATCCCAAATCCCTAATTGCAGATCCCCAATTTCCAATGGAGTAGATAACGACGAAGAGGAGCTATGTCGCAGTGCAATGAAGTTAAGCGTAGCACCATCTCGACACAGCTCAGTTAGTTCTCTTAGTGAAGAGGGTTCTTTAGGATCTATAGAAGAATGGGCTCTGTTAGAGTTATGTATCAGCTCTGGTATGCCCAAAAATAAATATCGCATTAAGACGATGAAAGGTGTTGAAAGCAATAGTCATGAGGAACGCGAGACGATACCAGAagataattattcgatatgtagCTACAATTCTTATGTTTGTAAAACTTGA